The proteins below come from a single Brevundimonas sp. LM2 genomic window:
- a CDS encoding dihydroxy-acid dehydratase, whose protein sequence is MTQDSTSQDTSPSPRRRSAVVTAGANRAAARSYLRAAGMDDTDFDKPMIAVVNTWSSVTPCNMHLDRLARDVRAGIVAAGGFPIDFNTIVVTDGISMGTPGMKASLISREVVADSIELAVQGHQMDGVVCIVGCDKTIPAAAMALARMDIPGLVYYGGTILPGVVGGREISIQDVFEAIGAHGAGTLDDAGLKAVEAAACPGAGACGGQFTANTMAMALSVMGLSPMGANDVPAVDPAKGAQGHRCGELIVERVFAGDTARKYITRASLKNAAAAVSASGGSTNAVLHLAAIAIEAGVEFGVEDCNTACETTPVICDLKPGGRFLASHLYAAGGTRLVTQRLAEAGKIVNAPTVSGRSLFAEAAEAEEAPGQQVVTTIAAPISPRGSYAVIYGDIAPEGAVIKLTGHKVDRFEGPACVFDSEEDAFHAVQDGSIGEGDVIVIRYEGPKGGPGMREMLQVTAALKGRGIHDVALITDGRFSGASYGFVAGHVSPEAAAGGPIALIRDGDRITIDVTARRIDVAADLAARRTGHVAPPLNPATGVFAKYRASVASAAQGAVTIPNPPPAQIRAETRQTQEA, encoded by the coding sequence ATGACGCAAGATTCCACCTCTCAGGACACGTCTCCTTCGCCCCGGCGAAGAAGCGCGGTCGTGACCGCCGGAGCCAACCGCGCCGCGGCCCGCAGCTATCTGCGGGCCGCCGGCATGGACGACACCGACTTCGACAAGCCGATGATCGCGGTGGTCAACACCTGGTCGTCCGTCACGCCGTGCAACATGCACCTGGACCGCCTGGCCAGGGACGTCCGCGCCGGGATCGTCGCGGCGGGCGGCTTCCCGATCGACTTCAACACTATCGTCGTCACCGACGGCATCTCCATGGGCACGCCGGGCATGAAGGCCTCTCTGATCTCGCGCGAGGTCGTGGCCGACTCGATCGAGCTGGCGGTCCAGGGACATCAGATGGACGGGGTCGTCTGCATCGTCGGCTGCGACAAGACCATCCCGGCCGCCGCCATGGCCCTGGCGCGGATGGATATCCCGGGTCTGGTCTATTACGGCGGCACCATCCTGCCGGGCGTGGTCGGCGGCCGTGAGATCTCGATCCAGGACGTGTTCGAGGCCATCGGAGCCCACGGCGCGGGCACTCTGGACGACGCGGGGCTGAAGGCGGTCGAGGCCGCCGCCTGCCCGGGTGCCGGGGCCTGCGGCGGACAGTTCACCGCCAACACCATGGCCATGGCCCTGTCGGTCATGGGTCTGTCGCCGATGGGCGCCAACGACGTCCCCGCGGTCGATCCGGCCAAGGGGGCCCAGGGCCATCGCTGCGGCGAACTGATCGTCGAACGGGTCTTCGCCGGCGACACGGCCCGCAAATACATCACGCGGGCCAGCCTGAAGAACGCCGCCGCCGCCGTATCCGCCTCGGGCGGTTCGACCAATGCGGTGCTGCACCTGGCCGCCATCGCCATCGAGGCGGGCGTCGAGTTCGGCGTCGAGGACTGCAACACGGCCTGCGAGACCACGCCGGTCATCTGCGACCTGAAGCCCGGCGGCCGCTTCCTGGCCAGCCATCTGTATGCGGCGGGCGGCACCCGTCTGGTGACCCAGCGGCTGGCCGAGGCGGGCAAGATCGTCAACGCCCCGACCGTCAGCGGCCGCAGCCTGTTCGCCGAGGCCGCCGAGGCAGAAGAGGCCCCCGGCCAGCAGGTGGTGACCACGATCGCCGCCCCGATCAGCCCGCGCGGCTCCTATGCCGTCATCTATGGCGATATCGCCCCCGAGGGCGCGGTCATCAAACTGACCGGCCACAAGGTCGACCGGTTCGAGGGTCCGGCCTGCGTGTTCGACAGCGAGGAAGACGCCTTCCACGCCGTCCAGGACGGATCGATCGGCGAGGGCGACGTCATCGTCATCCGCTACGAGGGTCCCAAGGGCGGCCCCGGCATGCGCGAGATGTTGCAGGTCACCGCCGCTTTGAAGGGCCGGGGCATCCACGACGTCGCCCTGATCACCGACGGCCGGTTCTCGGGGGCCAGCTACGGCTTCGTCGCCGGCCACGTCTCGCCGGAAGCCGCGGCGGGCGGGCCCATCGCCCTGATCCGCGATGGCGACCGCATCACCATCGATGTGACCGCGCGCCGGATCGACGTTGCCGCCGACCTGGCCGCGCGCCGCACCGGCCATGTCGCCCCGCCGCTGAACCCCGCGACCGGCGTCTTCGCCAAATACCGCGCCAGCGTGGCCTCGGCCGCGCAGGGGGCCGTCACCATTCCCAACCCGCCGCCGGCTCAGATCCGTGCGGAAACCCGTCAGACGCAGGAAGCCTAG
- the ilvC gene encoding ketol-acid reductoisomerase — MEIYTNDDIRPGVIAGHRIAIIGYGSQGRAHAQNLKDSGHDVIAGVRHGGKGWKNATADGVATAEPAEAVKGADIIAILTPDMAQAQIYKDVIEPNAKKGSALLFAHGFSILYGRVTPRKDMDVILVAPKGPGDLVRREYARGRGVPALFAVEQDATGKARDRAMGYAKGIGGATGGLLETSFKEETETDLFGEQAVLCGGAKELVMGGFTTLVEAGYQPEIAYFECLHELKLIVDLFYEGGITKMNEFISETAKWGSVVSGPRVINAETRARMKDILTEIQDGTFAREWIAENEAGKGAYDALVKADGEHLIESVGAGLRERMAWLHAPKTAEAA, encoded by the coding sequence ATGGAAATCTACACCAACGACGACATCCGCCCCGGCGTCATCGCGGGCCACCGCATCGCCATCATCGGCTATGGCTCCCAGGGTCGGGCCCATGCCCAGAACCTGAAGGACAGCGGCCACGACGTGATCGCGGGCGTCCGCCACGGCGGCAAGGGCTGGAAGAACGCCACCGCCGACGGCGTCGCCACGGCGGAGCCGGCCGAGGCGGTCAAGGGGGCGGACATCATCGCCATCCTGACGCCCGACATGGCCCAGGCCCAGATCTACAAGGACGTGATCGAGCCCAACGCCAAGAAGGGGTCGGCCCTCCTGTTCGCCCACGGCTTCTCGATCCTGTACGGCCGCGTCACGCCGCGGAAGGACATGGACGTCATCTTGGTCGCGCCCAAGGGGCCGGGCGATCTGGTCCGGCGCGAATATGCGCGCGGACGCGGGGTCCCCGCCCTTTTCGCGGTCGAGCAGGACGCCACCGGCAAGGCCCGAGACCGGGCCATGGGCTATGCCAAGGGCATCGGCGGCGCGACCGGCGGCCTGCTGGAAACCAGTTTCAAGGAAGAGACCGAGACCGACCTGTTCGGCGAGCAGGCGGTCCTGTGCGGCGGCGCCAAGGAGCTGGTCATGGGCGGGTTCACCACCTTGGTCGAGGCCGGCTACCAGCCCGAGATCGCCTATTTCGAATGCCTGCACGAGCTGAAGCTGATCGTCGACCTGTTCTACGAGGGCGGCATCACCAAGATGAACGAGTTCATCTCCGAGACCGCCAAATGGGGCTCGGTCGTCAGCGGTCCGCGCGTGATCAACGCCGAGACCCGCGCCCGGATGAAGGACATCCTGACCGAGATCCAGGACGGCACCTTCGCCCGCGAATGGATCGCCGAGAACGAGGCCGGCAAGGGCGCCTACGACGCCCTGGTCAAGGCCGACGGCGAGCATCTGATCGAGTCGGTCGGGGCCGGTCTGCGCGAGCGGATGGCCTGGCTGCACGCCCCCAAGACCGCCGAAGCCGCCTGA
- the leuD gene encoding 3-isopropylmalate dehydratase small subunit, whose amino-acid sequence MPEPLKILTSRTLVLTQANIDTDQIIPARFLTTTETTGLGRKAFYDWRYEADGSPRPEAVLNRIDPAEHRILVAGDNFGCGSSREHAPWALYDYGFRAVISTSIADIFTSNALKNGFLPVVVDQATWDDLVANPEQVVTIDLEAGEVRRGNHAPVAFAVEPFARQCLLDGVDTLGWLQKHMPDIESYERTRFPEPTA is encoded by the coding sequence ATGCCTGAACCCCTCAAGATCCTGACCTCCCGCACCCTGGTCCTGACCCAGGCCAATATCGACACCGACCAGATCATTCCCGCCCGGTTCCTGACCACGACGGAGACGACCGGCCTGGGCCGCAAGGCCTTCTACGACTGGCGCTATGAGGCCGACGGCTCGCCCCGGCCGGAGGCCGTTCTGAACCGGATCGATCCGGCCGAGCACCGCATCCTGGTGGCCGGCGACAATTTCGGCTGCGGCTCCTCGCGCGAGCACGCGCCCTGGGCCCTGTACGACTATGGCTTCCGGGCGGTGATCTCGACCTCGATCGCCGACATCTTCACCTCCAACGCGCTGAAGAACGGCTTCCTGCCCGTCGTCGTCGATCAGGCGACCTGGGACGATCTGGTCGCCAACCCCGAACAGGTCGTCACCATCGACCTGGAGGCCGGCGAGGTGCGACGCGGCAACCATGCCCCGGTCGCCTTCGCCGTCGAACCCTTCGCGCGGCAGTGCCTGCTGGACGGGGTCGACACCCTGGGCTGGCTGCAGAAACACATGCCTGACATCGAATCCTACGAGCGTACCCGTTTTCCGGAGCCCACCGCATGA
- a CDS encoding 2-isopropylmalate synthase, with protein sequence MSGSVSDGVGDPNRVVVFDTTMRDGEQAPGFSMSPEDKVRMGRQLKALGVDVMEAGFAAASPGDEDCIRAVVGEMAEDDSGPVFCSLSRANEADIDASYRALRGTKRRRCHVFIGTSPIHRSAKLRMTPDQVLAQAVRAVEYARTHFHDVEFSAEDAIRTEPEFLAEVLEATAGAGASTLNVPDTVGYATPDEIASLYRFLIARIRPRFPHVVFSAHCHNDLGLAVANSLSAIEAGVRQVESTINGIGERAGNAALEEVVMALRTRAERYGVTTGVDATKLVETSRLLSEITHSPIVRNKAIVGINAFAHEAGIHQHGMYADARTYEIMRPEDVGFAGSFFVLGKHSGRTAVAKRAEVLGYPLVGDHLTAAFAAFKTRADDIGEIDDKELVAICVATQREAAHAAA encoded by the coding sequence ATGAGCGGCTCCGTATCCGATGGCGTAGGAGACCCCAACCGGGTCGTCGTCTTCGACACCACCATGCGCGACGGCGAACAGGCCCCGGGCTTCTCCATGTCGCCCGAGGACAAGGTCCGCATGGGCCGCCAGCTGAAGGCTTTGGGCGTCGACGTGATGGAGGCGGGCTTCGCCGCCGCCTCTCCGGGCGACGAGGACTGTATCCGCGCCGTGGTGGGCGAGATGGCCGAGGACGACTCGGGGCCGGTCTTCTGCTCCCTGTCGCGGGCTAACGAGGCCGACATCGACGCCTCCTACCGGGCCCTGCGGGGGACGAAGCGCCGGCGCTGCCATGTCTTCATCGGCACCAGCCCGATCCACCGCTCGGCCAAGCTGCGGATGACCCCGGACCAGGTCCTGGCCCAGGCGGTCCGCGCCGTCGAATACGCCCGGACCCATTTCCACGACGTCGAGTTCTCGGCCGAGGACGCTATCCGCACCGAGCCGGAATTCCTGGCCGAGGTGCTGGAAGCGACGGCCGGGGCCGGGGCCTCGACCCTGAACGTGCCGGACACGGTCGGCTATGCGACGCCGGACGAGATCGCCAGCCTGTACCGGTTCCTGATCGCCCGGATCCGGCCGCGGTTTCCCCACGTCGTCTTCTCGGCCCACTGCCACAACGACCTGGGGCTGGCCGTCGCCAACAGCCTGTCGGCCATCGAGGCCGGGGTGCGGCAGGTGGAATCGACCATCAACGGCATCGGCGAACGGGCGGGCAACGCCGCCCTGGAAGAGGTGGTCATGGCCCTGCGCACCCGGGCCGAACGCTATGGCGTGACCACCGGCGTCGACGCCACCAAACTGGTCGAGACCAGCCGGCTGCTGAGCGAGATCACCCACTCGCCCATCGTGCGCAACAAGGCCATCGTCGGCATAAACGCCTTCGCCCACGAGGCCGGCATCCACCAGCACGGCATGTACGCCGACGCCCGCACCTATGAGATCATGCGGCCCGAGGACGTCGGGTTCGCCGGCAGCTTCTTCGTCCTGGGCAAGCATTCGGGCCGGACGGCCGTGGCCAAGCGGGCCGAGGTGCTGGGCTATCCCCTGGTCGGCGACCACCTGACCGCCGCCTTCGCCGCCTTCAAGACGCGGGCGGACGACATCGGCGAGATCGACGACAAGGAGCTGGTGGCCATCTGCGTGGCGACGCAGCGAGAGGCGGCGCATGCCGCAGCCTGA
- the leuB gene encoding 3-isopropylmalate dehydrogenase, with protein MTATQTYKIVLLPGDGVGPEVTAAAQAVLRVIGDFYGHQFDFAEHLIGGAAIDATGDPLPQETTAACLAADGVLLGAVGGPKWDGQARRPEEGLLGIRKAMGLFANLRPLQVSPVMAHRSPLKKEIVEGVDLIVFRELTGGVYFGEKTRTDTMASDLCVYTVPEIERITRAAFKTALQRRGKVTSVDKANVMETSRLWREVVTRIHAEEFPQVQLEHALVDSMAMHLIRKPRDYDVILTENMFGDILSDEISVLGGSIGLLPSASLGESGPGLFEPIHGSAPDIAGQDLANPVGTILSAAMMLRHSLNLEDEASSIEAAVAAVLAAGATTADLGGELGTRAAAEAIIDAIRAIHWAAAHRVQMHWG; from the coding sequence ATGACTGCCACCCAGACCTACAAGATCGTCCTGCTGCCCGGCGACGGGGTCGGGCCCGAGGTGACGGCGGCGGCCCAGGCCGTGCTGCGCGTCATCGGCGACTTCTATGGCCACCAGTTCGACTTCGCCGAGCACCTGATCGGCGGGGCCGCCATAGACGCCACCGGCGATCCCCTGCCGCAAGAGACGACCGCCGCATGTCTGGCGGCAGACGGCGTCCTGCTGGGCGCGGTGGGCGGGCCCAAATGGGATGGTCAGGCGCGGCGTCCGGAGGAGGGGCTGCTGGGCATCCGCAAGGCCATGGGCCTGTTCGCCAACCTGCGGCCGCTGCAGGTGTCGCCGGTCATGGCGCACCGCTCGCCGCTGAAGAAGGAGATCGTGGAGGGCGTCGACCTGATCGTCTTCCGCGAGCTGACCGGCGGGGTCTATTTCGGCGAGAAGACCCGCACCGACACCATGGCCTCGGACCTGTGCGTCTATACGGTACCCGAGATCGAGCGGATCACCCGCGCCGCCTTCAAGACCGCCCTGCAGCGACGCGGCAAGGTCACCTCGGTCGACAAGGCCAATGTGATGGAGACCAGCCGGCTGTGGCGCGAGGTCGTGACCCGTATCCATGCCGAGGAGTTTCCGCAGGTGCAGCTGGAGCACGCCCTGGTCGACTCCATGGCCATGCATCTGATCCGCAAGCCACGCGATTATGACGTCATCCTGACGGAGAACATGTTCGGCGACATCCTGTCGGACGAGATCTCGGTGCTGGGCGGGTCGATCGGCCTGCTGCCATCGGCCTCCCTGGGCGAGTCGGGCCCCGGCCTGTTCGAGCCGATCCACGGCTCGGCCCCCGATATCGCCGGACAGGACCTGGCCAACCCGGTCGGCACCATCCTCTCGGCCGCGATGATGCTGCGCCACAGCCTGAATCTCGAGGACGAGGCGTCGTCCATCGAGGCGGCCGTGGCGGCCGTGCTGGCGGCGGGGGCGACCACGGCGGATCTGGGCGGGGAGCTGGGCACGCGGGCCGCGGCCGAGGCGATCATCGACGCCATCCGCGCGATCCACTGGGCCGCCGCCCACCGGGTGCAAATGCACTGGGGTTAA
- the leuC gene encoding 3-isopropylmalate dehydratase large subunit, with amino-acid sequence MPQPEPRTLFDKVWDRHVVVAETAETPGVLYIDLHLVHEVTSPQAFTEIEARGLKVRRPDRTFATLDHSTPTLPAGPDGHRPYVTAEAEAQVHRLEQNCARHGIELAGWGSGDRGVVHVMGPELGLTQPGMTVVCGDSHTATHGAFGALAFGIGTSEVGHVLATQCLLQRKSQTLRVTIDGTLRPGVSGKDVALAVIAALGFGGGTGFVIEYAGQVVRDLDMEGRMTLCNMSIEAGARAGMIAPDQKTLDWLRGRRHAPQGQAWEAAAAGWLALASDPGAVFDQEIALDGSAIRPMATWGTTPDAGAPIGSRVPEPRSDSDRKAIAYMGFEAGQTTTTQPVDVVFIGSCTNGRLPDLRAAADVIRGRRVKPGVRMLVVPGSEAVRRDAEAEGLHTVFLEAGAEWRIPGCSMCIAMNGDVVAPGQLAVSTSNRNFEGRQGKGARTILASPATAAASAIAGVLTDPRVYLGETVDA; translated from the coding sequence ATGCCGCAGCCTGAGCCCCGCACCCTGTTCGACAAGGTCTGGGACCGCCACGTCGTGGTGGCGGAGACGGCCGAGACGCCGGGCGTCCTCTATATCGACCTGCATCTGGTCCATGAGGTCACCAGCCCCCAGGCCTTCACCGAGATCGAGGCGAGGGGGCTGAAAGTGCGCCGGCCCGACCGCACCTTCGCCACCCTGGACCATTCGACCCCGACCCTGCCGGCCGGGCCGGACGGGCATCGCCCCTATGTCACCGCCGAGGCCGAGGCCCAGGTGCACCGGCTGGAACAGAACTGCGCCCGCCACGGCATCGAACTGGCCGGCTGGGGCTCCGGCGACCGGGGCGTGGTCCATGTCATGGGTCCCGAACTGGGCCTGACCCAGCCCGGCATGACCGTGGTCTGCGGCGACAGCCATACGGCGACCCACGGCGCCTTCGGCGCCCTGGCCTTCGGCATCGGCACCTCCGAGGTCGGCCACGTGCTGGCGACCCAGTGCCTGCTGCAGCGCAAGTCCCAGACCCTGCGGGTGACCATCGACGGAACGCTGCGGCCCGGGGTCTCCGGCAAGGACGTGGCCCTGGCCGTGATCGCCGCCCTGGGCTTCGGCGGCGGCACCGGCTTCGTCATCGAATACGCCGGCCAGGTGGTGCGCGATCTCGACATGGAAGGGCGGATGACGCTCTGCAACATGTCGATCGAGGCGGGCGCGCGGGCGGGCATGATCGCCCCGGACCAGAAGACGCTCGACTGGTTGCGCGGCCGCCGTCACGCGCCGCAGGGCCAGGCCTGGGAGGCCGCCGCCGCCGGCTGGCTGGCCCTGGCCAGCGATCCGGGCGCGGTGTTCGATCAGGAGATCGCGCTGGACGGTTCGGCGATCCGGCCCATGGCCACCTGGGGCACCACGCCCGACGCCGGGGCCCCGATCGGGTCCCGCGTGCCCGAGCCGCGCTCCGACAGCGACCGCAAGGCCATCGCCTATATGGGGTTCGAGGCCGGCCAGACGACGACGACCCAGCCGGTCGATGTGGTCTTCATCGGCTCCTGCACCAACGGCCGCCTGCCGGATCTGCGCGCGGCGGCGGACGTGATCCGGGGCCGCAGGGTCAAGCCCGGCGTCCGCATGCTGGTGGTGCCGGGTTCCGAGGCCGTGCGCCGTGACGCCGAGGCCGAGGGGCTGCACACCGTCTTCCTCGAGGCCGGGGCCGAATGGCGCATCCCGGGCTGTTCAATGTGCATCGCCATGAACGGCGACGTGGTCGCGCCCGGGCAGCTGGCCGTCTCGACCTCCAACCGCAATTTCGAGGGCCGTCAGGGCAAGGGCGCCCGCACCATCCTGGCCAGCCCGGCCACGGCGGCGGCCTCGGCCATCGCCGGGGTGCTGACCGATCCGCGAGTCTATCTGGGGGAGACGGTCGATGCGTAA
- a CDS encoding ACT domain-containing protein, with protein sequence MTETIQIQIDRADGSLQRLIGLVERRGFHIDAMSLSDEGAMRRVQLQVRGRDAGRCTENLGRQIDKLVGTTRVGFSAATYGYQSGVAA encoded by the coding sequence ATGACCGAGACCATCCAGATCCAGATCGACCGGGCCGACGGCTCGCTTCAGCGCCTGATCGGTCTCGTGGAGCGCCGCGGTTTTCACATCGACGCCATGAGCCTGTCGGACGAGGGGGCGATGCGCCGTGTCCAGCTGCAGGTCCGCGGGCGCGACGCCGGCCGCTGCACCGAAAACCTGGGCCGCCAGATCGACAAGCTGGTCGGCACGACCCGGGTCGGCTTCTCTGCCGCGACCTACGGCTACCAGAGCGGGGTGGCGGCATGA
- a CDS encoding DUF6702 family protein, whose translation MRRLGLSLMAAAMMLATPTLAHRGHGGLTVVVIDPATGGVTVTHRFAAHDVEPALVTVAPDAQPTLDDPAAVSALEAHLDRRFRLEVNGERIDLDHEETDLAGDNIRVDFAGTGTAGGAVRTVRVDLDFFPGVHDDQEQQVNIRAAGVTRTVVFRPGSPAQTVVFTR comes from the coding sequence ATGAGGCGGCTGGGCCTCTCCCTCATGGCGGCCGCGATGATGCTGGCCACCCCGACCCTGGCCCACCGCGGCCACGGGGGGCTGACGGTGGTGGTGATCGACCCGGCGACCGGCGGCGTCACCGTCACCCACCGCTTCGCCGCCCATGACGTGGAGCCCGCGCTGGTCACGGTCGCTCCGGACGCCCAGCCGACCCTGGACGACCCAGCCGCCGTCTCGGCGCTGGAAGCGCATCTCGACCGCCGCTTCCGGCTCGAGGTCAACGGCGAACGGATCGACCTGGATCATGAAGAGACTGATCTGGCCGGAGACAATATCCGGGTCGACTTCGCCGGGACGGGGACGGCGGGCGGGGCGGTCCGGACGGTGCGGGTCGATCTCGATTTCTTCCCCGGCGTGCACGACGATCAGGAACAGCAGGTCAACATCCGCGCCGCCGGCGTCACGCGCACCGTCGTATTTCGACCCGGCAGCCCCGCGCAAACGGTTGTTTTCACCCGTTGA
- the ilvG gene encoding acetolactate synthase 2 catalytic subunit — protein sequence MTAVATAISAKAAHPPQSGARLLVSTLERLGVEVVFGYPGGAIMPVYDALTGSGLKHILVRHEQGAAFAADAYARSTGKVGVCMATSGPGATNLITGIANAMMDSVPMVCITGNVATHLMGTDAFQEIDILGVTLPLVKHSWVVRDPADVPAVIEEAFHVARSGRPGPVLVDLPKDVQVGMTSDDFGFHYPNAVAPLDHAAIAEAETLIRAAERPLIYIGGGVKIAGAVEALRAFAERTGIPTVSTLNALGSIRTDAPGFLGMLGMHGTRAANEAVQESDLLIVFGARFDDRATGKLNEFAPHAKVVHFDIDPAEINKLRAVHVPVVGDLKAGIEALTQRVAARPLAIEAWAGRCTDNARRNAFRYDAPGEGVYAPALLNELSRTAGDGFVAACDVGQHQMWVAQHCEFSRPEAHLTSGGLGAMGYGLPAGLGAKMASPAAHVVTVSGDGSFMMNIQELATLRRYGVALKIVLLDNSSLGLVRQWQELFFAENYSEVDLSDNPDFVAVAQAFGIEAFRIDRRDQVTDGIARLLAAPGPCLMHVLIDPKENVWPLVPPGKSNGEMMHDTRFDEGDMA from the coding sequence ATGACCGCCGTCGCCACCGCCATCAGCGCCAAAGCCGCCCACCCGCCCCAGAGCGGCGCGCGGCTGCTCGTCTCGACCCTGGAGCGGCTGGGCGTCGAGGTGGTGTTCGGCTATCCGGGCGGGGCGATCATGCCCGTCTATGACGCCCTGACCGGGTCGGGCCTGAAGCATATCCTGGTCCGGCACGAACAGGGCGCGGCCTTCGCCGCCGACGCCTATGCCCGGTCCACCGGCAAGGTCGGGGTCTGTATGGCGACCTCAGGCCCGGGCGCGACCAATCTGATCACCGGCATCGCCAACGCCATGATGGATTCGGTGCCGATGGTCTGCATCACCGGCAATGTCGCCACCCATCTGATGGGGACCGACGCCTTCCAGGAGATCGACATCCTGGGCGTCACCCTGCCGCTGGTGAAGCACAGCTGGGTCGTGCGCGATCCGGCCGACGTCCCCGCCGTGATCGAGGAGGCCTTCCACGTCGCCCGCTCCGGCCGGCCGGGGCCGGTGCTGGTCGATCTGCCGAAAGATGTTCAGGTTGGGATGACTTCGGACGACTTCGGTTTCCATTATCCGAACGCGGTCGCGCCGCTGGATCACGCCGCGATCGCCGAGGCGGAGACCCTGATCCGCGCCGCCGAACGGCCGCTGATCTACATCGGCGGCGGGGTGAAAATCGCCGGGGCCGTCGAAGCCCTGCGCGCCTTCGCCGAGCGCACCGGCATCCCGACCGTCTCGACCCTGAACGCCCTGGGTTCGATCCGCACCGATGCCCCCGGCTTCCTGGGCATGCTGGGCATGCACGGCACCCGCGCGGCCAATGAGGCGGTGCAGGAGAGCGACCTGCTGATCGTCTTCGGGGCCCGGTTCGACGACCGCGCGACCGGCAAGCTGAACGAGTTCGCGCCCCATGCGAAGGTCGTCCATTTCGACATCGACCCGGCCGAAATCAACAAGCTGCGGGCCGTCCATGTGCCGGTCGTCGGCGACCTGAAGGCCGGGATCGAGGCCCTGACCCAGCGCGTCGCCGCCCGTCCCCTGGCCATCGAGGCCTGGGCCGGCCGCTGCACCGACAACGCCCGCCGCAACGCCTTCCGCTATGACGCCCCGGGCGAGGGGGTCTATGCGCCGGCTCTGCTGAACGAACTGTCCCGGACCGCCGGCGACGGGTTCGTGGCCGCCTGCGACGTCGGCCAGCACCAGATGTGGGTGGCGCAGCACTGCGAATTCTCGCGGCCCGAGGCCCACCTGACCTCGGGTGGTCTGGGGGCCATGGGCTACGGCCTGCCCGCCGGCCTGGGGGCCAAGATGGCCAGCCCCGCGGCCCACGTCGTCACCGTGTCGGGCGACGGCAGTTTCATGATGAACATCCAGGAGCTGGCGACCCTGCGCCGCTACGGCGTGGCGCTGAAGATCGTGCTGCTGGACAACTCCAGCCTGGGCCTGGTGCGCCAGTGGCAGGAGCTGTTCTTCGCCGAGAACTATTCCGAGGTCGATCTGTCCGACAATCCCGACTTCGTCGCCGTGGCCCAGGCCTTCGGCATCGAGGCCTTCAGGATCGACCGACGCGACCAGGTCACCGACGGCATCGCCCGCCTGCTGGCGGCCCCGGGGCCCTGCCTGATGCACGTCCTGATCGACCCCAAGGAAAACGTCTGGCCGCTGGTGCCCCCGGGCAAGTCCAACGGCGAGATGATGCACGACACGCGCTTTGACGAAGGAGACATGGCATGA